The genomic interval AAGCGTGGAAGAGATGATCAATCAAGCCGATAAGGCACTGTATATTTCGAAAAAGAACGGACGAAACAGGGTAGAGGTCGCCTAAATGATTATTGATACCCATTGCCATTTAGATGATATTCAGTTTAGAAACGATGTCGATAGTGTGATCCAAAATGCGTATAAGAAAGGGGTGCAGGGGATTATTATTCCAGGTGCTGATCGTGAAGATTTAAGCTTCGCTCAAGAGCTTTCCCATCGCTATGAACATATCTTTTTTGCGGCAGGTATTCATCCGTATCATCATGAGCAGTATGACGAAAAAATACTCCGATCTTTTTTGAAAGATGAAAAGTGTATCGCCGTGGGTGAATGTGGATTAGACTATTTTAGATTGCCTGAAGATGCCCATGAAAAAGAGTTTGAAAAAGAGCAACAGCACCATATTTTTGCAAAACAGATTGCTTTAGCACGGGAGCTTAAGAAGCCATTGATCGTCCATATTCGCGATGCAAATGAAGATAGTAAGCGTCTTTTACAAGAAGGCAATGCAGGCGAAGTTGGAGGTGTCCTACACTGTTATAACGCGTCAAAACATCTTTTAGAGTTAGCACAGCATGGCTTTTATTTTGGTATTGGTGGCGTATTAACGTTTAAAAATGCCAAAAATTTAGTCGAAGTTTTACCACTGATTCCCCGCGAAAAACTCCTTATTGAAACGGACGCTCCCTACCTAACACCGATGCCTCACCGAGGTGAACGCAACGAGCCAGCCTATACACTTTTGGTTGCGCAGAAGATGGCAGAGCTTCTAACTATGAGTGTCACCGAACTTCACAATTTAACCTCAAAAAATGCTTTTACACTCTTTAAAGCTTTGGAAAAGATAAAGTTAGCTACAATCTAATAAATCATAAGCAACATTAACACGATAAAGGAGAGGCATGTATAAGGTTATTTTAACCCTTTTTTTTCTGTTTCAGAGTCTCCATGCTTTTTTAAATACCGATAATAACTACGAAAAACAACTCATCGCCCTCAAAAATTTTGACCTTCCAAATACTTTCTTAAAAGATTCTATTTTTATCTCAATGCATGAAGATGTGGAGATTTATAAGACCAAACACTTTTTACGCACACTTGAGAGTGGCGACCGATTTGTGCCTATTTTGCAAAAAATGATGCAAGAAGCGGGCGTTCCTACCGAGTTCTTATACCTTGCCATGACCGAATCGAGTTTTGATCCTTACTCTTCTTCTCCAGCACGAGCTTCAGGCATTTGGCAATTTATCCCTGCAACGGCACGTCATTACGGATTAGCGAATAATGCCTTTGTGGACGAAAGGCGTGATCCTATCAAATCCACCGAAGCAGCGATTGCCTATCTTAAACGGTTGCACGATATGTTTGGAAAATGGTACTTAGCTGCTCTTGCATATAACTGTGGTGAAGGGTATGTTACCAAAGCGATTGCAAAAGCAGGAAGCGATGACATTAGTGTGTTATTGGATGAAAATAAAAAATATCTCCCCAAAGAGAGCAGACTCTATATTCGTAAAATTCTGATGATGAGTTTTATCTCAGGGAGTACGGATTTTATGCTCGATAATGGCTCTGAGTATCTGCTAAATCGCGCCAATAATGCAACGTTTGTCAAAGTTTCTGTTCAAAGCGGCACATCTTTGAGCGATGTTGCTGAGAGTATCGGTATTTCATCAAAGGAACTTAAGTCGTATAACCCCCATCTGAAGCACGCTTTCGTCTCTCCTCTTGGTGCCAAAGGGTATCTTTACATCCCGCAAGATCGTCAAGTTGCCTTTTCTCAAAATTTTGATCAAACGAAAGAGCCTCAAAAATATGCTGTTTATACCACCAAAAAAGGGGACTCACTGCAAAGTATTGCGAAAAGATACGGCGTGAGTTATCAGTCCTTGATGGAGCTTAATAACCTAAAAACGGCTGCATTAAAAACAAAAACAGAATTGGTGGTACCTTCGGGTGTTCCAATGCCTGTCACAACACCTTCTTCTAATAATGCTGAAAAAATCTACGTGATTAAAGCAGGCGACACCATTGAAACCGTAGCGAAAAAGCATGATATTCCTGTTGCACAATTGATCAAAGCCAATAAGAAAAAAAATGCACTTGTAAAAGTGGGAGAGAGTATTGTCATTCCAAAAAATTAGTGGATTAAGCCTTTGTGTTGTCATGATTTTGACTTTTTACGGATGCTCTTCTAAAAACGATAGTTATGCGTATCGTGGTCCAAAACCTACACCGACAATGGTGCCTAATGGCCCGATCAACGATTCTCCTGCCATGCATCGCGCTACGATGCGTCCTTACAGCATTGATGGAAAGATGTATACGCCCACTATGGTTAGCGTTGGGGATTATTTCAGCGGTGTTTCGAGTTGGTATGGCAAAGATTTTCATGGTAAAAAGACCTCGAATGGTGAAGTCTATAATATGTATGAGATGACAGCAGCCCACAAAACCCTTCCAATGAATACCATGCTTAAAGTCACCAATCTTAAAAACAATAAAAGCATTGTGGTTCGCGTGAACGATCGTGGCCCTTTTGTGGGAACACGGATTATCGATCTCTCCTATACGGCGGCAACGCGGATTGAGCTGGTTGCCAATGGCACAGGTCCTGTGGGTATTGAAGTGATTGGTTTTGCCGGTGTTGTCGCACCTGCTGGTTCACCAAAACAGAGTGTCGTGGAGACCGATTATCTGATCCAAATTGGAGCGTTTAGAAGCAAAGAGGGTGCAACGCGCTTTGCTCAAAGCAATATGAATGTCAATAATCGCTACAATGCGATTATTAAAGAGGGAACCTTTGACAATGAGCCAATATACCGTGTATGGCTCAAAGGGTTTGGCAGCGAAGCTGAAGCCTCTGATTTCATTGCAAAAGGGCCACATAAAGGCTCATTTATCGTAAGGGAATAGTATGCAAACACTCCAACGCATTACCAAAGAGACACAAATCAGTGTTGAATTAGAGATTAATGGTACAGGGAAAGCCGTTATTGAGACAGGGATTGGTTTTTTTGACCATATGCTTGAAGCGTTTACGAAACACTCCTTGATCGATTTGACGCTTACATGTAAAGGCGATACGCACATCGATTTTCACCACAGTGTCGAAGATGTCGGCATTGTTTTAGGGCAAGCCTTGCGTGCTTCGATTTATCCAATTGAGTGTGTTGAGCGTTATGGCAATGCGGTTGTGGTGATGGACGAAGCGGCTGTTGAATGCGCTTTGGATCTGAGCAATCGTGCGTACCTCGTGTATGAAGTTGAGATGGAAGGCAAAGTCGGCGCTTTTGATGTTGAACTCGCTGAAGAGTTTTTCAGAGCCCTCATTGTCAATGCAGGCATCAGTGCGCATATCGTTGCGCGTCGTGGTAAAAACAGACACCACCTTTTAGAAGCGGCATTTAAAGCATTTGCCGTAGCCCTTCGTCGGAGTTTAGTGAAAAATGAGCGTGCGGGAATTCCAAGTACTAAAGGTGTGTTGTAATGATTGAATTATTGGTGTTTGATGTGGATGGCTGTTTGACCGATGGCGGTATAATGTATGGCAATAGTGAAACAGAAGAGTTTAAAACGTTTCATGTTAAAGATGGTTTTGGCATTGTCTCATGGATGAAGCTTGGCCGCAAAAGTGCGATTATTACAGGACGAAGTTCGGATGTCGTAACCAAGAGAGCGAAAGAGTTGGGAATTACCCATTTGTATCAAGATGTTAAAGATAAAAAAGCCGTTTTGCAAGCCATACTGAACAAAGAGGGTCTGGGGTTTGAAAATGTGGCTGCCATTGGGGATGATCTCAATGATCTAAGCCTTTTACGCTCCGTGGGTCTCTCTTTTTGCCCCAAAGATGCTATGCCTTTGATTCAAAAAGAGGTTGATGTGGTCTTGTCCAAAGAGGGTGGACGTGCAGCCGTTCGTGAAATGATCGACATAGTGGTCGAAAAAGAAAACTTAAGTGAGGCATTCGTAAACCTTTGGCTCTAAAAATCCTTTCGTATGCAACCGTGCTCTTTTTTGGCATGATGGTTTTTCTAATGATCAAAGAACCTTACACGATTGATATGCTAGATGCCAATGGAAATCTTGTCCCTGAAGTGGAACTCTTTAATGCCCAAAATTATCAACTGAAAGAAAACAGTATAGAGAGCATTGTCCATTCGGAGTACGTTGCTCGGTACAAAGATTTTGATAAACTCTATGTCATTCATGCTGGGCATAAAACCAAAGAGGGATTGCGTGGCATACTCACCTCTGATGAAGGAACCCTGCAAGATAACGTGATGCATTTTATGACTAATTCGCATTATTATAGAGATGATGGTGTCTCTTTAGAGGGTGAAGATATTTATTATGATCTCAAAAAAGAAATTTTAAGCAGTGAAAAACCCTTTATTTTTACCCAGAAGCAGAGCCGTAGCCATGGGCTTTCATTTGTTTATCAGATGAAAGAGGGCACAATAAGCGCCACGAATATACACTCCTTTATTCAACAACTAGGAAAAACGAAATGAAAAAATTGGGTTTACTCTGCCTTTGCCTTTCACAACTGCTCATCAGCGCAGAAGTGGAAGTGACTGCCGATAAATTTTTTGCCGATGAAAAAAAACAGATCAGTATTTTTGAAGGGCATGTTGTGGTTATCAAAGAGGGCGATAAACTGACTGCTAAGAAAGTTGTGATTGAATTTGATGAGAAAAAACAACCCCTTCGCTATATCGCAACAGGCGATGCAAAAGGGAATTTAACGATGAACCAAAAGAAGTACTATGGCGAAGCGGAAAAGATGACCTATGAGCCAACCAAAAGCCTTTACACCCTTGAAAAGAAAGCTTTTTTGCATGAGATAGAGACCGATAAAAAAGTCTACGGTGATTTTATTCGTGCCAATCAAAACACAGGACAGTACGAAGTCGATGGCAAGGGTGCGGGGCCTGTGAAATTTATCTTCAAAGTTGAGGATAAAAAACAGTGATCAAAGTCAAAGACGCCTTCTTTGTGAAATCTGCTTCTAAAATGGAGGAGACGACACCTGAGGGAATGAGTGAAGTCGCTTTTATTGGTCGCAGTAATGTGGGCAAAAGCTCGATTATCAATGCACTCACGAATAAAAAAGGGCTTGCTAAGAGCTCTTCAACGCCGGGAAAAACACGTCTGATTAACTTTTTTCAGATTGTTTTGGCGAAGGATGAGAAGACTTACCACATGCAACTGGTGGATCTTCCGGGTTTTGGGTATGCTAGAGTATCGCACAGCCTCAAAGAAGAGTGGCAAAAAAATTTAACGACGTACATTCAAAAGCGTGTCTCCATTCGCACCTTCGTGCATCTTATCGACTCACGTCACCCTTTTTTAGAGATTGATCAAGCGGTGCACACCTATCTTCAAGAGATTGTAAGAGCTGATCAGCACATTTTACGTATTTTTACCAAGCTCGATAAATTAAAACAGAGCGAAATCAGCGTGATTAAAAAAAATTATCCAGGCGCTCTTTTGGTCTCAAGCAGCAGTAAAAAAGGGATTGATAAAGCCTTAGAAGCCATTTTTGCAACGCTTTTTGGAGATCAAGAATGATTCATTACACCAAAGCAAAACTCAGCGATATTGTCCTGATGCAAGACGTCGTGCAACCTGAAGTGGAGAAGGGCATCATTTTATTTCGCAGTTCCGATGAGATGGCGACGAACATTCGCTCGTACATTCTTGCCAAAGAGGATGAGCAGATTATTGGCTTTGGAGCGCTTCATTTTCATGCCGATGATCTCGCAGAAATTCGCAGTCTCGTGGTCAAAGATGGTTTTCGTGGGCGTGGTGTTGGCAAAGGTATTGTTCAAACACTTATGGTTGAAGGTGAGGGTTTGGGTGTGAAAAAAGTCTTTACCTTAACCTATCAAAAAGCCTTTTTTGAATCGGTTGGTTTTAGTGAAATCCCCAAAGAAGCACTGCCTACGCATAAAATCTGGGCAGATTGTATCAAATGCAAACATTTTCCAATATGCGACGAAATAGCGCTCATCAAAACTATCTAACCCTCTTTTGGATCAGTGGATGGCTTCTGAGTGGGCTGGTGATGTCCTCGCTCTATCCGCTTATTCCCTCGTTTGTAGGGGTGGTTTTTTGCTATCTTATTTTAAATTTCAACCGTCATGAAGAAAATGCCATGCCTCTGTTTTTAGCGTTTTTCTATCTGTGTTTGTACGACCTTATCAACGGCTTTTACCTCTTTTCGTATGTGATCTTATTTACTATCATTTACAAATTTGCTATTTATAAAATTCAAAATATTATTACATGTAACAACTGCATTTTAGCCGCGTACGTTACGATGGCGTATTTAGGTCATTACTTGCTCAATGCTTTTTTTGCCTATTTGGACAACGAATCTTTTCCCTATTTTTCCAGTGTTTATTTTTACTATATCGCAATTGATTCCATACTCTCCTTTATGCTTTTTAAGGTAACACGGTGAGAATTAAGATCGTTCTTGCCATCTTCATTTCGGTGTGGATCGCCCTTTTGGTGAGGGTTTATTATATCAGCATCAAATCCAATGCCTATTATGAAGAGATTGCCAAGCAAAATGCAGTCAAGGTTGAAGAACTTGCACCCTTACGAGGCGTCATCTTAGATCGAAATTTAAACCCTCTGTCTGTCAATCGTCTGGGGTTTTCCATTGGCATTAAACCAAGGCTCAGCCTGAAAGCCAGCCGTGATATGTTGGATGAAGAGATCGCTTTTTTATCCTCTGTTTTACCCGATTTTAGTGTTAAAGAGCTCAGCAAAGAGTATCTCAAAGCAGACTCGGCGTACAATCATGATTTTGTAGAGGTCATCCCTTTTATCCCTTATGATAAGCTCATTCCCCAATTTGCTAAAATCGCGCAACATGATAATCTAAGAATTAAAATTACCTCTAAACGACACTATCCGTATGGTACGCTCGCATCGCATGTGATTGGTTATGTAGGCAAGTCCAATGCCCAAGATGTCGCCGAAGATGAGACCGCAAAGTTGGTAGGTTTTTCAGGAAAAACGGGCATAGAGAAGTTTTATAACACCGTTTTGCAAGGCGTTAAAGGTGAAAAAAAGACCAAAGTAACGGCCTTTAACCAAGTGATTGAGCAGGTGAGTAAAACACTTCCTCAAAGTAATGACCTTATCTTAAGCCTTGATCTTGACTTGCAACGCTACATTGCAGAGCTTTTTGGTGATGACAGTGGCGCGGTGGTCGTCATGAACGCTAAAAATGGCGAAATATTAGCTGCGGCAAGTTTTCCTGAGTATGATCTGAACAAATTTGTTAATGGTATTTCAAGGGAAGAGTGGGCTGTATTGGTCAATGATTTGAGCCATCCGTTTACCAATAAATTGGTGAATGGACTCTATCCTCCAGGATCGGTTGTAAAGATGGGCGTTGGTATGGCGATGATGAACTCAGGCATCGTCACGCCCACCATGACCTTTGAATCAACAGGAACAATGGAGTTAGGCGGTCGGGTTTTTCGTGACTGGAAAAAAGAGGGGCATGGCATTATCTCGTATGCACGGGCGATTAAAGAGAGTTGCGATGACTACTTTTATAAAGCCAGTTTGAAAACAGGCATTGATAACATTGCACCATTTCTTTCCAAAATTGGTTTTGCCCAAAAAACGGGTATTGATCTGCCACGTGAATTTATTGGAACGGTTCCGAGTCGCGAGTGGAAAAAAGCACGTTTTGGCAGGGGGTGGTCACAAGGTGAGACGCTCATTAGCTCCATCGGGCAAGGTTATTTTCTAGTGACACCTTTACAAGTGGCAAAATACACTGCGTTTCTTGCCACAGGCAATGGCGTAACGCCGCATTTTGTGAGTAAAATTAACGATGAAGCGCTTGATTTCCCCGTAGATCCAAACATTGTCAGTGAAAATGAAAAACGCTATTTGAAGATAACGAGGGATGCAATGTATGAAGTGGCGAATGTCCAAGGGGGTACGGCGCTGCGGCACATCAACCTCACGGCTCCTTTTAAGATCGCTGCAAAGACGGGAACGGCTCAAGTGGTAGGCATTTCGCAAACCGATAAAAAACGTATCCGCGAAGAGGATATGGACTACTATCAGCGTTCTCACGCGTGGCTTACAACGTATGGACCCCACGATAACCCACAATACGTGGTGACAGTTTTGGTCGAACATGGAGGGCATGGTGGAAGTGAAGGCGGTCCTATTGTCTCTAAAATTTACGATAAGCTCTATGAAAAGGGTTATATCACGCTCAAATAATTCTTACATGTAACGTTTAAAGCTTGCTCACATCGATCTCATACTCTATTTTCTCTGCCACTTCTTGCGCGAGCTTCACGCTAAAAAGTTCACGCAAAAGGTAAAATCCAAGCTCTAAGCCTGAACTCACACCTGCTGCTGTAATGATTTTTCCATCGTGAACTACTTTGGAAGAGACGACATTAACGCCATATGCGGCTAATTCATCAAATGCACTGTGATAGGTCGTTGCTTCTTTACCTAAAAGCAGACCCGCTTCCGCCAGAAAAAAAGCGCCTGTACAGACAGAGGTCAGGTAGGTCGCTTCGCTCTGATGCGCTTGTATAAAATCTTTCATGGAAGGCTTTTTCATCCACTCAATGCGACCTTTCCCTCCAGGGAAAAGCAAAATATCTAAAGCAGGCGCACTCTCAAAACTCGCATCGGGCAAGATTTTAAGACCATTAAACGCTTGCACTGGCTCTAAACTGGGGGCGATGAGTATGACTTTCGTGCTGTTAAGTGCTATTTTATTGATGTAGCTGAGCACCTCAAAAGGGGCGACAAAATCAAGCTCTTCGACATTGGGAAAAATAACAATACCAATGGTAACCATGACCTAATCCTCCGTGCGAACAATTAAACTCTTTGGTAAATGATACTGCATTATCCATGATGTTTCCATCTCACGCATCTGCCCGTTGTCCACTTCGTGATCAAAGCCTAAAAGATGCAACATGCCGTGGATGAACAAAAGCGTGATCTCCTCTTCCACGCTGTGTCCCAACTCTTTGGCTTTTTGTGCTGCGAGCTCATGGTTAATAACGATGGAACCAAGAGGGGCGTGGGGAAAATCATCAATGGGGAAGCTTAGCACATCGGTGGTTTTATCCATCCCTCGATGCTCTAAATTGAGCTCTTGCATACTCTTTCCATCAATGATCAAAAGCTCCACCTCTTTGGGCGTATGCTCCGTGCAAATCTGCTCTAAAATCTTTACATGTAAAGGAATGTTGAATTCGTTTTCAATAAGTAGCATACCATCTCCTTTTAAAATAGGCTGGGTTGGGTGGTAAATGTTTTGATAAACAGTGGCTCGAACATCTCTTTATCGCCTAAAATCAGAGCGTATTGAAACGATGTGTCGCCTAAGATGGCAAGCTCTTCGATAGATTCAAATAAGATCGTTCTCCCATTAAAGTCCAACGTTTCGTGAAAGGTTTTTGGCAAGCAGAGGATCAAATGCGCAGAGTCAACTTGGCTTTGCAGATACGCTATCAAAGAGGGAACTAACGAAGGCGAAGGCTCAAAAATCAGCGCTTTATCACTGCTTCCAAACTCTTTTTTGCACAGCGCATGGGTGATAAATTGAGGGTAAAAATGCTCACAAAAGCCAAGATGCTCCAAACTGTAGGTGATCTCATGGGTATCGCAAAAGCCAAGTAAACAGAGCAGCTCTTCGACAAAAAGAGAGGGAATTTTCTGTTCTGTGTAGTAGCGCTCGTTGTGTCCAAAAGAGCTGAGAAACAGCCCTTTTGCCATCACGTTAGGCTTTACATGTAAAGTGGTTTCAACGCTTTTGGAGGCGGGTGCAATGTGGTGTGCAAGGGTGGGATTGCTCAAGCAAAAACGCTCTTCTTCTTTCGCACCCAGAATGGTTTTAACGATGCCAAAAAGATCATTTCGCAGACGTTTGATACTGCGTGGCGTTTGAATCATCTCCAACAGTGATTCTTGCACGGGAGAGAGCAGAAGGATGTCGAGTGATTTTTGGGTGATCGTGTAGCGTAAGAGTTTGATGAGAATCTGCTCAATGGAAGCGACTTCGATCCACGCGCACTCTTCGTCTTCATTGGCAAACGGTAACGTCGTGACGATGGCGTAAGCGCCTTTTTCAAGCGCTTGGTGGATCAATTCACGTGACGCCGT from Sulfurospirillum multivorans DSM 12446 carries:
- a CDS encoding TatD family hydrolase, with amino-acid sequence MIIDTHCHLDDIQFRNDVDSVIQNAYKKGVQGIIIPGADREDLSFAQELSHRYEHIFFAAGIHPYHHEQYDEKILRSFLKDEKCIAVGECGLDYFRLPEDAHEKEFEKEQQHHIFAKQIALARELKKPLIVHIRDANEDSKRLLQEGNAGEVGGVLHCYNASKHLLELAQHGFYFGIGGVLTFKNAKNLVEVLPLIPREKLLIETDAPYLTPMPHRGERNEPAYTLLVAQKMAELLTMSVTELHNLTSKNAFTLFKALEKIKLATI
- a CDS encoding lytic transglycosylase domain-containing protein — encoded protein: MYKVILTLFFLFQSLHAFLNTDNNYEKQLIALKNFDLPNTFLKDSIFISMHEDVEIYKTKHFLRTLESGDRFVPILQKMMQEAGVPTEFLYLAMTESSFDPYSSSPARASGIWQFIPATARHYGLANNAFVDERRDPIKSTEAAIAYLKRLHDMFGKWYLAALAYNCGEGYVTKAIAKAGSDDISVLLDENKKYLPKESRLYIRKILMMSFISGSTDFMLDNGSEYLLNRANNATFVKVSVQSGTSLSDVAESIGISSKELKSYNPHLKHAFVSPLGAKGYLYIPQDRQVAFSQNFDQTKEPQKYAVYTTKKGDSLQSIAKRYGVSYQSLMELNNLKTAALKTKTELVVPSGVPMPVTTPSSNNAEKIYVIKAGDTIETVAKKHDIPVAQLIKANKKKNALVKVGESIVIPKN
- a CDS encoding septal ring lytic transglycosylase RlpA family protein encodes the protein MSFQKISGLSLCVVMILTFYGCSSKNDSYAYRGPKPTPTMVPNGPINDSPAMHRATMRPYSIDGKMYTPTMVSVGDYFSGVSSWYGKDFHGKKTSNGEVYNMYEMTAAHKTLPMNTMLKVTNLKNNKSIVVRVNDRGPFVGTRIIDLSYTAATRIELVANGTGPVGIEVIGFAGVVAPAGSPKQSVVETDYLIQIGAFRSKEGATRFAQSNMNVNNRYNAIIKEGTFDNEPIYRVWLKGFGSEAEASDFIAKGPHKGSFIVRE
- the hisB gene encoding imidazoleglycerol-phosphate dehydratase HisB, whose product is MQTLQRITKETQISVELEINGTGKAVIETGIGFFDHMLEAFTKHSLIDLTLTCKGDTHIDFHHSVEDVGIVLGQALRASIYPIECVERYGNAVVVMDEAAVECALDLSNRAYLVYEVEMEGKVGAFDVELAEEFFRALIVNAGISAHIVARRGKNRHHLLEAAFKAFAVALRRSLVKNERAGIPSTKGVL
- a CDS encoding KdsC family phosphatase, with protein sequence MIELLVFDVDGCLTDGGIMYGNSETEEFKTFHVKDGFGIVSWMKLGRKSAIITGRSSDVVTKRAKELGITHLYQDVKDKKAVLQAILNKEGLGFENVAAIGDDLNDLSLLRSVGLSFCPKDAMPLIQKEVDVVLSKEGGRAAVREMIDIVVEKENLSEAFVNLWL
- a CDS encoding LptA/OstA family protein, producing MALKILSYATVLFFGMMVFLMIKEPYTIDMLDANGNLVPEVELFNAQNYQLKENSIESIVHSEYVARYKDFDKLYVIHAGHKTKEGLRGILTSDEGTLQDNVMHFMTNSHYYRDDGVSLEGEDIYYDLKKEILSSEKPFIFTQKQSRSHGLSFVYQMKEGTISATNIHSFIQQLGKTK
- the lptA gene encoding lipopolysaccharide transport periplasmic protein LptA, with translation MKKLGLLCLCLSQLLISAEVEVTADKFFADEKKQISIFEGHVVVIKEGDKLTAKKVVIEFDEKKQPLRYIATGDAKGNLTMNQKKYYGEAEKMTYEPTKSLYTLEKKAFLHEIETDKKVYGDFIRANQNTGQYEVDGKGAGPVKFIFKVEDKKQ
- the yihA gene encoding ribosome biogenesis GTP-binding protein YihA/YsxC — encoded protein: MIKVKDAFFVKSASKMEETTPEGMSEVAFIGRSNVGKSSIINALTNKKGLAKSSSTPGKTRLINFFQIVLAKDEKTYHMQLVDLPGFGYARVSHSLKEEWQKNLTTYIQKRVSIRTFVHLIDSRHPFLEIDQAVHTYLQEIVRADQHILRIFTKLDKLKQSEISVIKKNYPGALLVSSSSKKGIDKALEAIFATLFGDQE
- a CDS encoding N-acetyltransferase, translating into MIHYTKAKLSDIVLMQDVVQPEVEKGIILFRSSDEMATNIRSYILAKEDEQIIGFGALHFHADDLAEIRSLVVKDGFRGRGVGKGIVQTLMVEGEGLGVKKVFTLTYQKAFFESVGFSEIPKEALPTHKIWADCIKCKHFPICDEIALIKTI
- the mrdA gene encoding penicillin-binding protein 2 gives rise to the protein MRIKIVLAIFISVWIALLVRVYYISIKSNAYYEEIAKQNAVKVEELAPLRGVILDRNLNPLSVNRLGFSIGIKPRLSLKASRDMLDEEIAFLSSVLPDFSVKELSKEYLKADSAYNHDFVEVIPFIPYDKLIPQFAKIAQHDNLRIKITSKRHYPYGTLASHVIGYVGKSNAQDVAEDETAKLVGFSGKTGIEKFYNTVLQGVKGEKKTKVTAFNQVIEQVSKTLPQSNDLILSLDLDLQRYIAELFGDDSGAVVVMNAKNGEILAAASFPEYDLNKFVNGISREEWAVLVNDLSHPFTNKLVNGLYPPGSVVKMGVGMAMMNSGIVTPTMTFESTGTMELGGRVFRDWKKEGHGIISYARAIKESCDDYFYKASLKTGIDNIAPFLSKIGFAQKTGIDLPREFIGTVPSREWKKARFGRGWSQGETLISSIGQGYFLVTPLQVAKYTAFLATGNGVTPHFVSKINDEALDFPVDPNIVSENEKRYLKITRDAMYEVANVQGGTALRHINLTAPFKIAAKTGTAQVVGISQTDKKRIREEDMDYYQRSHAWLTTYGPHDNPQYVVTVLVEHGGHGGSEGGPIVSKIYDKLYEKGYITLK
- a CDS encoding DJ-1/PfpI family protein; its protein translation is MVTIGIVIFPNVEELDFVAPFEVLSYINKIALNSTKVILIAPSLEPVQAFNGLKILPDASFESAPALDILLFPGGKGRIEWMKKPSMKDFIQAHQSEATYLTSVCTGAFFLAEAGLLLGKEATTYHSAFDELAAYGVNVVSSKVVHDGKIITAAGVSSGLELGFYLLRELFSVKLAQEVAEKIEYEIDVSKL
- the ybeY gene encoding rRNA maturation RNase YbeY; this encodes MLLIENEFNIPLHVKILEQICTEHTPKEVELLIIDGKSMQELNLEHRGMDKTTDVLSFPIDDFPHAPLGSIVINHELAAQKAKELGHSVEEEITLLFIHGMLHLLGFDHEVDNGQMREMETSWIMQYHLPKSLIVRTED